A segment of the Streptomyces pactum genome:
CCCGCCGGACTCCAGTCCGGCCGAGCCGCCGGCATGACCACCGTGGCGTTGGCCACAACCCACCGGCCCGACGAACTCGACGCCGACCTGGTGGTCACCGACCTGTCGGCCTTGTCGGCACTGGTCACCGGTGCCGGAGTGGAGCTCTCCGTCCGGGGCTGACCCGCGCCCCCGCGACCGGTCACCGGCCGGCCACCGTCCATCGCTGTCCAGCATGCGGACAGCGGTGTCCGGTCAGGAGCACGCGTCTGCTTTACTGCTCGCATGAGCACGACGAGCGACCGCACCCCTGCGACCGAGGCGACGATGACGCCCGGTGCTCGTTGTATGTGCCGAATGTGCGCCTTCTAGAGGGCCCCTGCACCACCTGAGTCTCGCGCCCCGAAGCGAGCGCCGCTCGTATCCGCCACAGCGCCCCGCGCGCGCGGCCGAGCCACGCCCCGCGCACACGTTTCTCCCCGGTTCCACCGCCACCGCGCATCGCCACCGCGAGAACCGTGCCGCGTTCCGAAGGACCCCCAAGACCCCGAAGAACAACGCCCCGTGCCCGGCGCACACCACCGCGCCGCGCACTCGACAGTGACGGAAACCCACGTGATCACCACATCGGGCCTCACCAAGGTCTACCGCTCGGGCGGCCGCGAGGTCACCGCCCTGGACGGCGTCGATCTGCACGTCCGCGAGGGCGAGGTGTACGGCGTCATCGGCCAGTCCGGCGCCGGCAAGTCCTCGCTCATCCGCTGCGTCAACCTCCTGGAGCGCCCCACCGCCGGCACGGTCACCGTCGCCGGCCAGGACCTCACCGCGCTCGCCGGCCGCGGCCCCCGCGCCGGCAAGGAGCTGCGGCAGGCGCGCAGCCGTATCGGCATGGTGTTCCAGCACTTCAACCTGCTCTCCTCCCGGACCGTGCGGGAGAACGTCGAACTACCGCTGGAGATCCTCGGCAAATCCGGGAAGGAACGTTCCCGCAAGGCGCTGGAACTCCTCGACCTCGTCGGTCTCGCCGACAAGGCGGGGGCCTACCCGGCCCAGCTCTCCGGCGGCCAGAAGCAGCGCGTCGGCATCGCCCGCGCCCTGGCCGGCGACCCCCAGGTCCTGCTCTCCGACGAGGCGACCAGCGCCCTCGACCCGGAGACCACCCGCTCCATCCTCCAGTTGCTGCGCGACCTGAACCGGCAGCTCGGCCTGACCGTCCTGCTCATCACCCACGAGATGGACGTCGTCAAGAGCGTCTGTGACTCGGCCGCCCTCATGGACGAGGGCCGCATCGTCGAGTCCGGCACGGTCGGCGAACTGCTCGCCACCCCGGGCTCCGAGCTGGCCGCCGCCCTCTTCCCGGTCGGCGGCGACGCGTCCGGCGACGACCGCACCGTCCTCGACGTCACCTTCCACGGCGAAGCCGCCACGCAGCCCGTCATCTCCCAGCTCTCCCGTACCTACAACATCGACATATCGATCCTCGGCGCCGCCATCGACACCGTCGGCGGCCTCCAGGTCGGCCGGATGCGCATCGAACTGCCCGGCCGCTACGAGGACAACGTGGTGCCCGTCGGCTTCCTGCGCGAACAGGGTCTGCAGATCGACGTGCTGAACGGCGACACGGCGCACGAGGACCAGCCGCTGCTGGTGAAGGAAGGTGCCAAGTGACCTGGTCCGAGATGCAGCCCCTGCTGGAGCAGGCCTGTCAGGAGACCCTGATCATGGTCGGCTGGTCCACCCTGATCGCCGTGGTCGGCGGCCTCCCGCTCGGCATCCTGCTCGTGCTGACCGACAAGGGCGGCCTGCTGCAGAACACCGTGGTGAACAAGGTCATCGGCCAGGTCGTGAACATCGGCCGCTCGCTGCCGTTCATCATCCTCATGGTCGCGCTGATGAACTTCACCCGCTGGATCACCGGTACGACCATCGGCAGCGAGGCCGCGATCGTGCCGCTCGCCATCGGCGGCATCCCCTTCTTCGCGCGCCTGGTCGAGACGGCCGTCCGCGAGGTCGACGGCGGACTCGTCGAGGCCGTGCAGGCCATGGGCGGCAACACCTGGACCATCGTCCGCAAGGTCCTGGTACCCGAGGCGCTCCCGTCCCTGATCGCGAGCACCACGACCACGATCATCGCCCTCATCGGCTACTCCGCCATGGCCGGCACCGTCGGCGGCGGCGGCCTCGGCGACCTCGCCGTCCGCTACGGATACAACCGCTTCGAGTCCGGCCTGATGTGGGTGACCGTCGCGATCCTCGCCGTCGTCATCTCCCTCATCCAGTTCGCCGGCGACGCCACCGCCCGGGCCCTGCACCGCCGCGGCGGACGCTCGGGCGCCGCGCCCCGGCTGCGGCTGCTCAAGGCCGAGGAGCCGGCGGCGGCCGACGTGAGCAAGGTCGCGTAAGCCGCCGCTCACGCCCCCATACCCCCCGTAGCTACCCGAGACGGGGTCGCACCACCTCAGGAAAGGCACTTTTCGTGCGTAACACCGCCAAGATCACCACCGCCGTCCTCGCCACCGGAGCCCTCACCCTCGGGCTCTCCGCCTGCGGCTCGGACAAGGACACCGCCTCCGACACCTCAGGTCCGCTGGTCGTCGCCGCCAGCCCCGTCCCGCACGCCGAGATCCTCAACTACGTCAAGGACAACCTGGCGAAGAAGGCGGGCCTCGACCTGGAGGTGAAGGAGGTCACCGACTACGTCACGCCGAACACGTCGACGGAGGACGGCTCGGTGGGCGCCAACTTCTTCCAGACCAAGCCGTACCTCGACGACTTCAACAAGAAGCGCGGCACGCACATCGTGTCCGTCGTCGACGTGCACCTGGAGCCGCTCGGCCTCTACTCCGACAAGGTCGACCAGGCCGATGACCTGAAGAACGGCGCGACCGTCGCGGTCCCGAACGACACCGTCAACGAGGGCCGCGCCCTGCAGCTCCTGGCCGCGAACGGGCTCATCACCCTCAAGGACGGCGTCGGCACCACGGCGACCCCCGCGGACATCACCGAGAACCCGAAGAACCTCGAGTTCAAGGAGCTGGAGGCGGCCACCACGCCGCGCTCCCTGAACGACGTCGACGCCGCGGTGGTCAACGGGAACTACGCCATCGAGGCCGACCTGAAGCCGGCCGAGGACGCCCTCGTCCTGGAGTCCGCCAAGGGCAACCCGAACAGCAACCTCCTCGCCGTCAAGGAGGGCCAGGAGGACGACCCGCGCGTGCAGAAGCTCGCCGAGCTCCTCACCTCGCCCGAGGTGAAGAAGTTCATCGAGGACAAGTACGCCGGCGCCGTCCTGCCCTCCTTCTGAGCACACCGCCGGTCCCCGACGGGGTCCGCGCCACACGGGTCCGCTGCGCACGGGGTCCGCTCCGCACCGGGGCGGACCCCGTGGTGTGGTTGAGTGCTTTCATGCTGCATGCTGGGCAGTTCGAGCAGGCCCTGACGGTTACACAGGTTACGGAGCGGCGCATGACGAGCACCTTCCCCAACATCTCCATCAGCACGGAGCGGTTGGTGCTGCGCCCCCTCGACGAGGACGACGTCCCCGCCCTCACCGCCATGATGAACGACGAGCAGGTCGGCGCCTGGACCCACGTCCCGCAGCCCTTCACCGAGCGGGCCGCCCGCGCCTG
Coding sequences within it:
- a CDS encoding methionine ABC transporter ATP-binding protein, yielding MITTSGLTKVYRSGGREVTALDGVDLHVREGEVYGVIGQSGAGKSSLIRCVNLLERPTAGTVTVAGQDLTALAGRGPRAGKELRQARSRIGMVFQHFNLLSSRTVRENVELPLEILGKSGKERSRKALELLDLVGLADKAGAYPAQLSGGQKQRVGIARALAGDPQVLLSDEATSALDPETTRSILQLLRDLNRQLGLTVLLITHEMDVVKSVCDSAALMDEGRIVESGTVGELLATPGSELAAALFPVGGDASGDDRTVLDVTFHGEAATQPVISQLSRTYNIDISILGAAIDTVGGLQVGRMRIELPGRYEDNVVPVGFLREQGLQIDVLNGDTAHEDQPLLVKEGAK
- a CDS encoding methionine ABC transporter permease, which produces MTWSEMQPLLEQACQETLIMVGWSTLIAVVGGLPLGILLVLTDKGGLLQNTVVNKVIGQVVNIGRSLPFIILMVALMNFTRWITGTTIGSEAAIVPLAIGGIPFFARLVETAVREVDGGLVEAVQAMGGNTWTIVRKVLVPEALPSLIASTTTTIIALIGYSAMAGTVGGGGLGDLAVRYGYNRFESGLMWVTVAILAVVISLIQFAGDATARALHRRGGRSGAAPRLRLLKAEEPAAADVSKVA
- a CDS encoding MetQ/NlpA family ABC transporter substrate-binding protein, with translation MRNTAKITTAVLATGALTLGLSACGSDKDTASDTSGPLVVAASPVPHAEILNYVKDNLAKKAGLDLEVKEVTDYVTPNTSTEDGSVGANFFQTKPYLDDFNKKRGTHIVSVVDVHLEPLGLYSDKVDQADDLKNGATVAVPNDTVNEGRALQLLAANGLITLKDGVGTTATPADITENPKNLEFKELEAATTPRSLNDVDAAVVNGNYAIEADLKPAEDALVLESAKGNPNSNLLAVKEGQEDDPRVQKLAELLTSPEVKKFIEDKYAGAVLPSF